In the genome of Pediococcus claussenii ATCC BAA-344, one region contains:
- a CDS encoding glycogen/starch/alpha-glucan phosphorylase has protein sequence MAINLTKNQFKEDFLNEIHAAYATDLDGTSAFDQFTVLGRLINHYNGRNYAKTTKKYFEEDQKEVYYFSIEFLPGRMLKSNLLNLGILNVVREGITDLGLDFGGIVESEPDPGLGNGGLGRLAACFMDSMASIGMAGNGNGIRYRYGLFKQVFINGYQVELEDDWLKNGNVWEIRRENKACLVRFGGNVWMRPTTNNRLEAVYENTEDVLAVPYDTGMIGYQNDVTNTLRLWSAEVPPAGNEKYYTHEQRDRISQITQVLYPDDSSMEGRILRLRQEYFFSSAGIQSIIRFYRKNHKTMDELPKQVAVHINDTHPTLVIPEMMRILMDECELGWDQAWKLTTECMSYTNHTILQEALEKWQIEIFKELLPRIYQIVEEIDRRYREEMLPKYGEDIVNQTAPLGDGQVRMAYLAVIGSHSVNGVAPLHTELLEKDVLKELFYIYPTRFNNKTNGITDRRWVQISNEPLSNLIDSAIGKEWRNNPKQMELLGQYSDDDDFLEKFANAKKNNKIAFAKFVKETMDIEIDPEAIFDVQIKRLHAYKRQLLHVLEIIREYLQIKDNPQAPFTKRVHIFGAKAAPSYFYAKEIIKIINALAELVNNDPEINDKLKVVFVPNYGVSIAEKIIPAADVSEQTSTASKEASGTSNMKLMSNGVLLLGTMDGANIDIVNAAGKSNAYTFGLTVAQVYNYYENHSYRSVDFYEQNDELKRVLNTLIDGTIPGIKSEGQDVYDALIRYNDEYFVLADYADYVEKQKQISNDFLNKKAWNKRALANVTASGEFSSDYTIERYGDDIWNVPHTKELD, from the coding sequence ATGGCTATAAACTTAACCAAAAATCAATTTAAAGAAGATTTTTTGAATGAAATTCATGCGGCGTATGCTACGGATTTGGATGGGACCTCTGCATTTGATCAATTTACGGTATTAGGCAGATTGATTAATCACTATAACGGAAGGAATTATGCTAAAACCACAAAAAAATATTTTGAAGAAGATCAAAAGGAAGTTTATTACTTTTCGATCGAGTTTTTGCCGGGGCGCATGTTGAAATCAAACTTGCTTAATTTAGGAATTTTAAACGTGGTACGAGAGGGAATCACGGATTTAGGATTAGACTTCGGGGGAATTGTTGAATCTGAACCAGATCCTGGGCTTGGAAATGGCGGACTAGGTAGACTTGCAGCTTGCTTTATGGATTCGATGGCCAGTATCGGAATGGCAGGAAACGGGAATGGAATTAGATATCGTTACGGATTATTCAAACAGGTTTTTATTAATGGGTATCAGGTAGAGCTTGAAGATGATTGGTTAAAAAACGGAAATGTTTGGGAAATAAGACGTGAAAACAAAGCCTGTCTAGTACGATTTGGTGGCAATGTTTGGATGCGACCGACGACAAATAATCGACTTGAGGCGGTTTATGAAAATACAGAGGACGTTTTAGCGGTACCGTATGACACAGGAATGATCGGATACCAAAATGATGTTACTAATACATTAAGGTTATGGTCCGCTGAAGTTCCTCCGGCTGGTAATGAGAAATACTATACTCATGAACAACGTGACCGAATTTCACAAATTACACAGGTTTTATATCCCGATGATTCTAGTATGGAGGGTAGGATTCTAAGGTTACGTCAAGAGTATTTCTTCTCTTCAGCCGGTATCCAAAGCATCATTCGTTTTTATCGTAAGAATCACAAGACAATGGATGAATTGCCTAAACAGGTTGCAGTTCATATTAACGATACGCATCCTACACTTGTTATTCCTGAAATGATGCGCATATTAATGGACGAATGTGAACTCGGATGGGATCAAGCATGGAAGCTGACTACGGAATGTATGAGCTATACTAATCATACAATTTTGCAGGAAGCGCTAGAAAAGTGGCAAATTGAAATATTTAAAGAACTCTTGCCACGTATTTATCAGATTGTGGAAGAAATTGACCGCCGTTACCGTGAGGAAATGCTTCCTAAATATGGAGAAGACATTGTAAATCAAACGGCACCACTTGGCGATGGTCAGGTTAGAATGGCCTATTTGGCAGTAATTGGAAGCCATAGTGTAAATGGAGTGGCTCCCTTGCATACGGAACTATTAGAAAAAGATGTTTTAAAAGAATTGTTTTACATCTATCCAACTCGATTTAATAATAAAACAAACGGAATTACTGACCGCCGCTGGGTACAAATTTCAAATGAACCACTTTCAAATCTTATTGATAGTGCAATTGGCAAGGAGTGGAGAAACAATCCTAAGCAAATGGAGTTATTAGGCCAGTATAGTGATGATGATGACTTTCTTGAAAAGTTTGCTAACGCTAAAAAGAATAATAAGATCGCTTTCGCTAAGTTTGTAAAAGAAACAATGGACATCGAGATTGATCCAGAAGCAATTTTTGATGTTCAAATCAAACGATTGCATGCTTATAAACGACAGCTATTGCATGTGTTAGAAATCATTAGGGAATATTTGCAGATCAAAGATAATCCTCAAGCGCCTTTTACAAAACGGGTGCATATTTTTGGGGCAAAGGCTGCACCAAGTTACTTTTATGCCAAGGAAATTATTAAAATTATAAACGCACTTGCAGAACTAGTTAATAATGATCCAGAAATAAATGACAAATTAAAAGTAGTGTTTGTTCCCAATTACGGTGTATCAATCGCTGAAAAGATTATTCCGGCTGCGGATGTGAGTGAACAAACATCAACTGCTTCAAAAGAAGCATCGGGTACAAGCAACATGAAGTTGATGAGTAATGGTGTTTTGCTACTTGGAACGATGGATGGCGCCAATATTGATATAGTAAATGCGGCTGGTAAAAGTAATGCTTATACTTTTGGATTAACAGTTGCTCAAGTATATAACTACTATGAGAATCACAGTTACCGTTCTGTAGATTTTTATGAACAAAACGATGAATTGAAGCGGGTATTAAATACACTAATTGATGGAACAATTCCAGGAATTAAATCAGAAGGGCAAGATGTATACGACGCTTTAATCCGCTATAACGATGAGTATTTTGTTTTAGCGGATTATGCGGATTATGTAGAAAAGCAAAAGCAGATTAGCAATGATTTTTTGAATAAAAAAGCTTGGAATAAGCGGGCACTTGCTAATGTGACGGCTTCTGGTGAGTTTTCTTCTGATTATACAATTGAAAGGTACGGAGATGATATTTGGAACGTACCTCATACAAAAGAATTAGATTAA
- a CDS encoding glycoside hydrolase family 13 protein — MNPVIEYDSFQTKNKKPFGAVLHGTEIQFAISIHNLDVVQISLQVDQDGHWDTEKSVQMTPSGDDQNRFVGAFRPNISGLYFYYFKIQTDTATLYYGCVNGGFGGPGTVYQNRAQVQMYQITCLAEVETIPEWYQNAVFYHIFVDRFSNGNPDDQVNQPKANSFIYGRKTDLPVYIRNSQNDILRWDFYGGNLKGIEQKLPYLADLGVTALYLSPIFEARSNHRYDTGDYFKIDGILGTLADFDHLLSKIHQMGMHVVLDGVFNHVGADSKYFNLWKSYENDGAVQSVNSPYYSWFDFLKYPTDYKSWWGIKDLPTINKDEVSYQNYIYGNDDSVLNYWTSRGVDGWRLDVADELPDSFIGGIRKAVSQYPERVVIGEVWEDASHKVAYNQRRHYLEGGMLQATMNYPLRELIINTLNRKIKPRGWWRRLGTLQENYPQTAFNNALNNIGTHDTERILTAVGNDKTLLLNAMWLLFSLPGTPCLYYADETGMLGGTDPENRAFYPWGHEDQEILSEVKKAIIWRKHHNWINKAQFTPFYIEDTVIGLRYQSEDNQLSVLLNVTESDQDVELADVIGIDGSTIIRDGKSVISFKKRQMLMF; from the coding sequence ATGAACCCAGTAATTGAATATGATTCATTCCAAACTAAGAACAAAAAACCGTTTGGAGCAGTTTTGCATGGGACAGAGATTCAATTTGCAATCTCAATTCATAATTTGGATGTGGTTCAGATTAGTTTGCAGGTTGACCAAGATGGACACTGGGACACTGAAAAGTCAGTTCAAATGACGCCAAGCGGCGATGACCAAAATCGCTTTGTAGGTGCCTTTCGTCCGAATATTTCAGGGCTTTATTTCTATTACTTTAAGATTCAAACAGATACCGCAACCTTATATTATGGGTGTGTAAATGGTGGCTTTGGTGGACCGGGTACTGTGTATCAAAATAGAGCGCAGGTTCAAATGTATCAGATAACTTGTCTGGCTGAAGTTGAAACGATTCCTGAGTGGTATCAAAATGCCGTCTTTTATCATATTTTTGTGGATCGCTTTAGTAACGGTAACCCTGATGATCAAGTCAATCAACCAAAGGCAAACAGTTTTATTTATGGGCGAAAAACGGACTTACCTGTCTACATTCGTAATAGTCAAAATGACATATTACGGTGGGATTTTTATGGTGGTAATTTAAAAGGTATTGAGCAAAAGCTCCCATATTTGGCCGATTTAGGGGTCACAGCTTTATATTTAAGTCCAATTTTTGAAGCGCGAAGCAATCATCGCTATGATACGGGTGATTACTTTAAAATTGATGGAATATTAGGGACGTTAGCTGATTTTGATCACTTGCTAAGTAAAATTCACCAAATGGGAATGCATGTAGTTCTTGATGGAGTTTTTAATCACGTTGGAGCAGATTCTAAATACTTTAATTTATGGAAATCATATGAAAACGACGGAGCGGTTCAGTCGGTAAACAGTCCTTATTATAGCTGGTTTGATTTCCTGAAATATCCAACAGATTATAAAAGCTGGTGGGGAATTAAAGATTTACCGACTATTAATAAAGACGAAGTATCCTACCAAAATTATATTTATGGTAATGATGATTCAGTTTTAAATTACTGGACTAGTCGTGGCGTAGATGGCTGGCGTTTGGATGTTGCAGATGAATTGCCTGACAGTTTTATTGGTGGAATTAGAAAAGCAGTTTCACAATATCCCGAAAGGGTGGTTATAGGTGAAGTCTGGGAAGATGCGTCGCATAAAGTTGCATACAATCAACGTAGACATTATTTAGAGGGTGGCATGCTTCAAGCAACAATGAACTATCCGCTTCGAGAATTAATCATTAATACGTTGAATAGAAAGATAAAGCCACGTGGTTGGTGGCGTCGATTAGGAACATTGCAGGAGAATTATCCCCAAACTGCTTTTAATAATGCGCTCAATAATATTGGAACGCATGATACAGAACGTATACTAACGGCGGTTGGAAATGACAAAACGTTGTTACTGAATGCAATGTGGTTATTGTTTAGCTTGCCGGGGACACCATGTTTGTATTATGCAGATGAAACAGGAATGTTGGGGGGAACAGATCCAGAAAATAGGGCATTTTATCCATGGGGACATGAGGATCAGGAAATATTATCTGAGGTGAAAAAAGCGATTATTTGGAGAAAGCATCACAATTGGATTAACAAAGCTCAATTTACACCGTTTTACATTGAGGATACGGTGATTGGATTGCGATACCAGTCAGAAGATAATCAGTTATCTGTTTTGCTGAATGTAACGGAAAGCGATCAAGACGTAGAGCTGGCGGATGTGATTGGCATTGATGGGAGTACGATTATTAGAGATGGTAAGAGTGTGATCAGTTTTAAAAAAAGACAAATGCTGATGTTTTAA
- the pth gene encoding aminoacyl-tRNA hydrolase produces the protein MKMIVGLGNIGPKYDQTRHNTGFMVIDQMAKEYQVTNFKNQSEALVGDFRFNGEKILLVKPTTYMNESGRAVRPLMDYYDIPIEDVIVAYDDMDLPLGKIRLRQKGSAGGHNGIKSLIAHLGTAEFNRIKVGIEHPKQQSVVDYVLGRFMPDQRIEFDLGVDKAVKALNGWLENQSFSKLMSEFN, from the coding sequence ATGAAGATGATTGTTGGTTTAGGAAATATTGGACCAAAGTACGATCAAACTAGGCATAATACTGGTTTTATGGTCATAGATCAAATGGCTAAGGAATATCAGGTTACAAACTTTAAGAATCAAAGTGAAGCACTGGTTGGTGATTTTAGGTTTAACGGAGAAAAAATTCTGTTAGTAAAGCCAACAACTTACATGAACGAATCGGGGCGTGCTGTTCGTCCTTTGATGGATTATTATGATATTCCGATTGAGGACGTGATAGTTGCGTATGATGATATGGATCTACCGCTTGGAAAGATTCGGTTACGACAAAAAGGATCAGCAGGTGGACATAACGGGATAAAGAGTCTAATTGCACATTTAGGTACAGCTGAATTTAATCGTATTAAGGTTGGTATCGAACATCCCAAGCAGCAATCAGTTGTTGATTATGTTTTAGGTCGGTTCATGCCAGATCAACGAATTGAATTTGATTTGGGAGTCGACAAAGCAGTTAAGGCATTAAATGGCTGGCTTGAGAATCAGAGTTTTAGTAAATTAATGAGTGAATTTAATTAG
- the mfd gene encoding transcription-repair coupling factor, which produces MNIQEIFASDNGVLNVLEQADDGKRQLVTGLLEPAKLLLFQTLLGQVNKPILIVMDSLASAERLGDELQRLIDPENVHIFPVEEIIAAEVATSSPEYRGMRVAALNALSQRKPGIYITSVSGVRRHLPLVADFKNATLSFEVGTELDFDDLPIRLSSMGYARTEMVEKPGDFAVRGSIIDVYPLSQENPVRVDFFDTEVDSIREFDVTNQRSLENIESVELLPATDLVVSDDELQSAAERLQGKLEQRSKTLGSEERNKLQNNLAEVIERWKQGKIVSEDIMFEGYLLQKPASLLDYLDNGVLVIDDYTRVLDSEKDLETNELSWVTDQLAEYRIVGNDSYGFNIRDMVKLRKQSQIFLSMFQKGMGRIKFDSLTDITIRPVQEFFGQMPVLKGEVERWLHQKSTVVIYANSKQRQESIGNTLKDFEIASVSTRPDKIKSNAVNIVGEPFEQGFEFPNAGVVVLTERELFAKVPKKRPRRQTIENTERLKNYNELKPGDFVVHVNHGIGKFIGMTTMEVDGVHQDYITIHYKGSGQLFIPVTQLNMVQKYVAAEGKSPKLNKLGGSDWAKTKRSVASKIEDIADELVELYAKRESEKGFAFNPDDDYQRQFENDFPYSETPDQLRSIEEIKRDMESSRPMDRLLVGDVGYGKTEVALRAAFKAVESGKQVAILVPTTILAQQHFDTMSDRFSGYPIAIGMLSRFQTTKQVKETIEGLKDGSIDVVVGTHRLLSKDVGFKDLGLLVIDEEQRFGVKHKERIKELRSQVDVLTLTATPIPRTLNMSMMGVRDLSVIETPPTNRYPIQTYVLEENSGTLRDGINRELRRGGQVYYLHNRVHDIEKVVAEIQALVPEANVGYIHGQMTEKQLEDILFEFIQGEFDVLVTTTIIETGIDIPNANTLFVENADHMGLSQLYQIRGRIGRSSRVAYAYFTYQQNKVLTELGEKRLEAIKDFTELGSGFKIAMRDLSIRGAGNLLGKQQHGFIDSVGYDMYTQMLSDAIKTKQGKKVTVKTDAEIALGLDAFLPSDYIEDQQQKIEFYKRLRQVENEDQIMEIQDDLIDRFGEYSVEVENLIHVTELKLKADEAQIEKIEKRDNFLFISLKTAKRPDLTGENIFEALSVTKLRATVAEENGKMQIKLVIQPKMTEKQWMVQLSEFVSELSQERVEDSSEQS; this is translated from the coding sequence ATGAATATTCAAGAAATTTTTGCTAGTGATAACGGCGTTTTAAATGTTTTAGAGCAGGCAGATGACGGAAAGCGCCAGTTGGTAACAGGTCTGTTGGAGCCGGCCAAACTATTACTATTTCAAACATTATTGGGACAGGTCAACAAGCCCATACTTATCGTTATGGATAGTTTGGCAAGCGCAGAACGGCTTGGCGACGAGTTACAGCGCCTGATTGACCCCGAGAATGTACACATATTTCCGGTTGAAGAAATAATTGCGGCAGAGGTAGCTACAAGCTCTCCAGAATATAGGGGGATGAGAGTAGCTGCTTTAAACGCGCTTTCTCAAAGGAAACCAGGTATTTATATTACATCCGTTTCTGGGGTTAGGCGTCATTTACCACTTGTAGCTGATTTTAAAAATGCAACATTAAGCTTTGAAGTTGGAACGGAATTGGATTTTGATGATCTACCAATTAGATTGTCTTCAATGGGGTATGCAAGAACAGAAATGGTTGAAAAACCCGGTGATTTTGCTGTTCGAGGCTCAATTATCGATGTATACCCGTTAAGCCAAGAGAATCCTGTTCGTGTTGATTTTTTTGATACTGAAGTTGATTCCATTCGTGAGTTTGATGTGACTAATCAGCGTAGTCTTGAAAATATTGAAAGTGTTGAACTTTTACCAGCTACAGATTTAGTTGTGTCGGATGATGAACTGCAGAGTGCTGCAGAACGTTTACAGGGTAAGTTAGAACAACGGAGTAAGACACTTGGTTCTGAAGAACGAAATAAGCTCCAAAATAACTTGGCAGAAGTTATTGAACGCTGGAAACAAGGCAAGATAGTTTCTGAGGACATCATGTTCGAGGGATACTTACTACAAAAGCCAGCATCACTGCTTGATTATTTGGATAATGGTGTACTAGTTATTGATGATTATACAAGGGTATTGGACTCTGAAAAAGATCTTGAAACAAATGAGCTTAGTTGGGTAACAGATCAATTAGCTGAATATCGAATAGTTGGTAATGATAGTTATGGGTTCAACATTCGTGACATGGTAAAATTGCGCAAACAGTCTCAAATTTTCCTTTCAATGTTTCAAAAGGGAATGGGAAGAATTAAATTCGATAGTTTAACAGATATAACAATTCGACCAGTTCAAGAATTTTTTGGACAAATGCCTGTGTTGAAGGGTGAGGTGGAACGTTGGTTACATCAAAAAAGCACAGTGGTTATTTATGCTAACTCCAAACAACGACAGGAAAGTATTGGTAATACACTAAAGGATTTCGAGATTGCCAGTGTTTCAACCAGACCAGATAAGATAAAAAGTAATGCCGTCAATATTGTTGGAGAACCATTTGAACAGGGATTTGAATTTCCAAATGCCGGTGTTGTAGTTTTAACCGAACGTGAGTTGTTTGCAAAGGTTCCTAAAAAGAGGCCCCGTAGGCAGACAATTGAAAATACCGAGCGTCTTAAGAATTACAATGAATTAAAGCCCGGTGATTTTGTGGTTCATGTTAATCATGGAATTGGAAAATTTATTGGAATGACGACGATGGAAGTCGATGGAGTCCATCAGGATTATATTACGATTCATTATAAGGGAAGCGGACAACTTTTTATACCGGTTACCCAGCTAAACATGGTTCAAAAGTATGTTGCTGCCGAAGGGAAAAGTCCTAAATTAAATAAATTAGGTGGTAGTGATTGGGCAAAAACTAAGCGTAGTGTTGCTTCCAAAATTGAGGATATTGCGGATGAACTAGTTGAGTTATATGCAAAAAGAGAATCAGAAAAAGGTTTTGCTTTTAACCCAGATGACGACTATCAGCGTCAGTTTGAAAATGATTTCCCTTATTCTGAGACACCAGACCAATTACGTTCAATTGAGGAAATTAAGCGGGACATGGAAAGTAGCAGGCCAATGGATCGTTTATTAGTTGGTGACGTAGGGTATGGTAAAACAGAAGTAGCTTTGCGTGCTGCGTTTAAAGCAGTTGAGAGTGGAAAACAGGTTGCAATTCTTGTGCCAACAACTATATTGGCACAACAACATTTTGATACTATGTCGGATCGTTTTAGCGGATACCCAATTGCAATTGGAATGTTATCACGCTTTCAGACAACTAAGCAGGTTAAGGAAACTATTGAAGGCTTGAAGGATGGTTCGATTGACGTGGTTGTTGGAACGCACCGTTTGCTGTCAAAAGATGTTGGATTTAAAGATTTGGGCTTGTTAGTAATTGATGAAGAACAGCGATTTGGAGTTAAACATAAGGAACGTATTAAAGAGTTGCGGTCACAGGTTGATGTTTTAACGTTGACAGCGACACCGATTCCCCGAACTTTGAATATGTCAATGATGGGTGTGCGTGATTTGTCAGTTATTGAGACGCCACCAACAAATCGTTATCCAATCCAAACATATGTATTAGAAGAAAATAGTGGGACATTGCGAGATGGAATTAACCGCGAATTGCGACGAGGCGGACAAGTTTACTATTTGCACAATCGTGTTCATGATATTGAAAAAGTGGTTGCTGAAATTCAAGCATTAGTTCCGGAAGCAAATGTGGGCTACATTCACGGACAAATGACTGAAAAACAGCTTGAAGATATTTTGTTTGAGTTTATTCAAGGTGAGTTTGATGTATTAGTAACAACAACTATCATCGAAACAGGAATTGATATTCCAAATGCTAACACTTTGTTTGTTGAAAATGCTGATCATATGGGGTTATCACAGCTCTACCAAATTAGAGGCCGTATTGGTCGCAGTTCACGGGTGGCGTATGCTTACTTCACATATCAACAAAACAAGGTATTGACTGAACTAGGTGAAAAAAGATTAGAGGCCATAAAAGATTTTACTGAACTTGGATCTGGTTTTAAAATTGCAATGCGGGATCTTTCAATCCGTGGAGCAGGCAATCTATTAGGTAAACAACAGCATGGATTCATTGATTCTGTTGGATATGATATGTATACACAGATGCTATCAGATGCCATTAAAACTAAGCAAGGTAAAAAAGTAACAGTCAAAACGGATGCAGAAATTGCGTTGGGATTGGATGCATTTTTACCAAGTGATTATATTGAAGATCAGCAGCAAAAGATTGAATTCTATAAGCGTTTGAGACAGGTTGAAAATGAAGATCAGATAATGGAGATACAAGATGATTTAATAGATCGCTTTGGTGAGTATTCGGTTGAAGTTGAAAACTTAATTCATGTTACTGAACTTAAATTGAAGGCGGATGAAGCTCAAATTGAAAAAATTGAGAAACGTGATAACTTTCTGTTTATTAGTTTAAAAACAGCTAAACGGCCTGATTTAACTGGTGAAAATATTTTTGAGGCACTTTCAGTTACTAAACTTCGAGCAACAGTTGCTGAGGAAAATGGTAAAATGCAGATTAAATTGGTTATCCAACCAAAGATGACCGAAAAACAGTGGATGGTGCAACTAAGTGAATTTGTTTCAGAGTTGAGCCAGGAACGTGTGGAGGATTCAAGTGAACAATCCTAG